ACTCATGTACTTCTAATCCAATTCCATGTCCAGTTGAGTGAATAAAATATTTACCATAATTTTTTTCTTCAATGTATTTTCTACATGCATCATCAACATCTTTACAATCAACATTTGGTTTTACAGATTTGAGACCAAGTTTTTGTGATTCTTTAACAATTTCATATGCTTCATTAGCTTGTGAAGAAATTTTTCCTAATGCAAAAGTTCTAGTTGCATCTGAAACATAACCTTTGTATCTTAATGTTAGATCTGTAACAACAAGATCACCTTTTTTGAATTTACGTTGACTTACCTGCGCATGTGGTAATGCCCCATTTGGACCTCCAGCAATAATTAATGGATTAAGAGTTGATTTGTAACCAGTATCAAACATTTCCTGCTCCATAGCATATGTCATCAAAATTGTTTGTAATTCGGATTCTTTTTGTCCAACTTTCATTTTTTTAGAACAAATTTCAAACATTTCATCAATAATTCTAGATGCTCTTTTTAAGATCCTAATTTCTTTTTCATCTTTTATAATTCGAGCATTGTAAAATGGTTCTGTAGAAGATGTAATATTTGAAATCGATTTTTTTAAGCTAATCATCGTAGAATAATCCTTACAATCAGTACAAACATGATTTTTCTTTATTTTGTCTATAAGAGTAGAAATTAATCCAGATCCGCGTTCGGCAGTAATCACATCACAATCTTCGGACTCATCTTTAGCTCTACCAACTTCAAGTTCTGGAGCAATAATGGTAGTTCTTCCATTTTTTTCTAATAATCCTATAGCTTCCCCCCAAAAACCAGTCATATAGAAGAGATTTTCAGGCTCAAATGTTACCAATGTATCACAATCTATCTTTTTAGCATATTTTAGAAGATTTTTTCTTCTTTGTTTCATAACAAAATATTATATTTTCTCAATTTATGTATGATGCAAAGTTTGTATAAGGAAATTTGAAAATTTATTATCGTGACTGAAGAGAAGAAAAAGAAAGTTGTTGCATTACTTTCTGGTGGGTTAGACAGTCAACTTGCAATTAGGATGATGCAAGAACAAGGTTTTGATGTTTCTGCAGTTGCAATAAAAACTCCGTTTTGTGATTTTGATTGTGGAAGAGGATGTGGTTTTGAAATTAGAGAAAGAGCCGATGATCTTGATGTAAATCTAAAAACTGTTTATCTAGGTGATGAGTATATTGAGATGTTAAAAAAACCAAAACACGGAATTGGTGCAGGATTTAATCCATGTGTTGATTGTAGATCTATGATGTTTGATGCTGCAAAAAAACACATGGAAGATATTGGTGCAGAATTTATTATTTCTGGTGAAGTATTAGGACAAAGACCAATGAGTCAACATGCACCAGCATTGCGTACAATTGAAAAAGAATCAAACTTGGTTGGAAAGATAGTAAGACCACTATCTGCTGCATTATTACCAGAAACAATTCCTGAAAAAGAAGGTTTAATCAAAAGAGAAAATCTTGGAATGATTGAAGGAAGAACAAGAAGAAATCAATTAGATATGGCAAAAAAATATGGGATTGAAGATCCACCAAATGCTGGAGGTGGATGTTTGTTAACAGAACCACAATTTGGAGTTAAAGCTAAAGATTTGTTTGAACATACAAAAAATCCAACAATAAATGATATTGATTTATTAAAAATTGGAAGACATTTCAGATTAGATGAAGAAACAAAATTTGTTGTTGGAAGAAATGAAGATGAAAATGAAATGATAAAAGCAATTGCATTACCAAATGACATATTACTGGAAGCTAAAGATTTTGTTGGGCCTGTTTCAATTTTACGTGGAGTAAATTTAAAAAAACATCTTGAATTTGCATCATCAGTGACATTGAGATATTCAGATGCACCAAGTGATAAAACAGCAATTGTTTCAATCAAACAAAACGAGTCAGTTGAAGAAATAATTTCAAAAACAGCAAAAGAGGAATCATACATTCGATTTAGAATGTAGGCGTGAAAAATTTAAAAAATTAGTTAAAACTAAGGAAGAGTTTTTGAGGGAGTAGATCTCATTTTTAATTATAATGCAGAAGCAAGAAAACCCTACATATCTCAAAGCAATCACAATTAGGGATAGTAGTGATGTACATTCGATTAAAGAAGATATCAAAAAAGGAATAATTTTGATACTTAGAGTCACACCGTTGGCACAAAAAGATGTGGATCAATTACGAAAAGTAGTGGAAGAACTGTATTCGATTGCTAAAACAGCTGATGCAGATATTGCAAGATTAGGTGAAGAAAGAATTATTGTTACTCCATCTAGCATAAAGATCTGGAAACCAGAATACGATTTAAAATAATTTTATAGCTTCTTGTACTTGAGGGTAATGAGCAGGAAGTTTGAATGTTCGTCTAATATTCATTGCAAGATTTTCTGATTTTGAACGTTCACCGTGATTAACTAGAACACGACGAAGTTTAGGTCTTAGTCTTTGTACAAATGACATTAATTGATTGTAATCACTATGTCCACTGAATCCATCTAATTTTTCAACACCACAATTTACAGAAACAACTTCAACTTTACCCTCTTTTCCTAACATAGATACTTGTTTAGAACCATCAAGAACACGTCTTCCCAAAGTTCCATTTACCTGATAAGAAACAAACACAACTTTATTTTTTGGATCAGGTGCAATATTTTTAAAATATTCTAAAACAGGTCCGCCTTCTAGCATTCCAGATGTAGCTAAAATAATACATGGAGAGTTTTCTCGCATTGGTTCTTCTCTTGCGTCAGCATGTTCAATATTTGTAAAATATTCAGAATCAAATGGATTATCATCAGTTTCTAAAATTTTCTGCTTTAATTCTCGTGCAAGGTATTCAGGATAAGATTCATGAATTGCAGATGCTTCAGAAATCATACCTTCAGTAAAAACTGGGGCCTCAACCATTTCACCTGATTTCATATAATGATCAATTACCATCATAATTTCTTGTGCACGACCAACTGCAGGAATTGGAATCAAAACTTTACCTCCATCTGCCAAAGTATTGTTTACTGCATTGATAAAGGAAGATTCCACTTGTTGTCTTGTAGGTTGTACATCTTCTCTGAGACCATATGTACTTTCAATTAGTAATGTCTCCACTCTAGGAAAATTCCAACTTGCAGCTTCAAACAAAATACTTTTTCCAAATTTAATATCTCCAGAATACACAAAATTATGATCACCATTTCCAATATGGAAATGACATAATGCAGAACCAAGAATATGCCCTGCGTTAGCAAGAACTAATTTTATGTCAGGTGAAATATCAGTTACAGTTCCATATGGTAAAGTAATTGTTTGTCGCATTACTTGTTTAACATCTCTTTCAGCGTACATTGGAGTTCTACCTTGTGCTGCTGCAACCTTAATTGCATCTAATTGGATCAAATTCATCATAGGTAATGTTGGTTCACTACAGTAAATTGGACCTTTGTAACCATATTTGCATAATGCCGGTAAAAATCCTGTATGATCTAAATGAGCATGTCCAATTACTACAGCATCAAGTTCATCTAATGTAATATCTAATGAATCAAGTCGTGGGTATGAATCCATTGGAGAACGAGCGCCAGGATTAATTCCACAATCAACTAAAATTTTACTTTCTGGTGTAGATAACAACATTGAGGATCTACCTACTTGACCAAAACCGCCAAGAGTGTGAAGAGATACCTCAGTTCTTTGTGATAAACGAGGTCTAAAAATGTCATCACCAACTTGTTTCATTTGTTTACTTCTTTCAGTAGAAGCCTGTTTTAGAGTTGAATTAATTGTTTGAATAGTTCTAGATGGAATTGTAGTAGCTTTTCTAATTCTTAATCTCCATCCAATTTTTTCTGTTAAATCTGCATGATTGAATTCTTTAGCATTTCTTTGTAACAACCAAGGTCTTTTTGCTTCAATTGATACTTCACCAGTTGAAGTATCAAAAAGAGTAGCTTGTAAGTTAGCTTCATCTGGTACATGTTCAGCAATAATTTTTCTACATTCATCCTCTGGTTTTCTTATAGATTCATCAGTTCGAATAACAATTCGTTTTTTGATAATATTAACAAGTTTTGAAATTGTTTCATTATTTTCTAAAAGATATCTAGGTGAATTTGTATAAAGTGCAATTCTTGGTCCTTCATATTCTATCTTTGTAATACTAGCTTCCTTTGGCATACTTTGCAGTATGGTTGCCATTATATTCTGGCTGCTAGGAGGTAATTCTTTTGGAGGTTGTTTTTTTTGCATTAAATCACTAAAGTTCGATAACTGCTTTCTTTTGTTCACCGGTCAATAGACGGAATCCATCTTTGTCCATTACTGCGATGTTTATTCCATCACCAGTACCAATGTTTCTAACGATTGCAGCTTTAACAGCTCTTAAAGCTATTTTTTTTGCCTCTTCAACTGTGAGGTCATTTCTATATTCTTCTTCCAATAAACCATAAGCCACTGGAGATCCACTTCCAGTTGTAACATAAGATTTCTCTTCAACAGAGCCAAACATATCAACATTAAACAATGCAGGACCACTTGCATCATATCCACCTAATAAAATATCAGCCATGAAAGGATATCCTCTATTTTGATGAAAAATTAATGAACATAGTCTTGCTAGAGAGTGGATAGATATTGAATTTTGTTTATCTACTCTGTGTAAATTAGAATGATATCGTAAAACATCTACAATGTTTTGGGCATCTGCAACACCGCCTGCTAGAGTTAAACCTGCATGAAGGTCAATTTGTTGAATTTTCATTGTGTTATTATTTGCAATAAAATATCCAGCACTGGCTCTCATATCTGCGCACAAAACAACACCATCTTTTGCCTTGATACCTACAGTGGTAGTCCCATGCAAAATTTTTTCTTCAATATTCGTAGACAAAATACACCTTTTAAGATAAAGTAAATGTCATGTCACCCTTTTAAATAACTTTTTGATCCTTTGAAATGATAAATAATGAGGAAAAAGGAGGATCGCATGCAATCTCACACAATGGAATTACCCAGATTAATAGAGATCGGGGAGAAAAATATCGAAGACTTTGGAAAATTCCTATACTCGTTAAATAAGCCAAAAAAAGTTTCATTGATTAGTGGAACAAATGTTCAAAATGTTTTAAAATCTAAAATAGAAAAATCATTAAAAATTAAAAAAATTCAACATATTTGGCATACCTCAATTGACAATCAAATAAAATCCATTGATATAATTCAAAAATCTGTTAAAAAAGATAATTCAGATTTAATTGTAGGAATTGGAGGAGGTCGTTCAGTAGACACTGCAAAACTAATTTCATATAATTTATCCATACCATTTGTTAGTTTACCAACTGCTGCATCACATGATGGAATGGCAAGTCCTTTTGTTTCTGTAAAAAGTGACAAACCTCATTCTATTGTAGCATCAGCTCCATTAGGAGTTTTTGTAGATATAGATGTAATTAAAAAAGCTCCATCAAAATTATTGGCTAGTGGTTGTGGAGATCTTATTGCAAATATTATAGCGGTAAAAGATTGGCAATTAGGTCATAAAAAGAAAAAAGAATACTATGGAAGATATGCTGCAGATTTAGCTATGATGAGTGCAAAAATTGTTATGGAAAATTCTTCAGAATTTTCACGTAAAGGAACAGACCCTCGAGTAATTGTTGAGGGATTAATTAGTGCAGGAGTTGCATCATGTATTGCTGGAAGTAGTAGACCATGTTCTGGTGCAGAGCACCTATTTTCACATGCGCTTGATAAAATTGCTCCAGGAATTGGGCTTCATGGAGAAAAATGCGGGATTGGATCTATAATGATGGCAAAATTACAAGGACAAGATTGGAAAAAAATCACTAAGACATTAAAAGATGTAGGTGCACCGACAACTGCAAAACAAATTGGAATTGAACCAGATAAAATTATTGAAGCTTTGATAATGGCACAAGGGTTAAGACCTCAACGTTACACGATTTTAAAAGAAAAAATTATGACTAAAAAAACAGCATTGAATCTGGCAAAATCAACTAAAGTAATTTAATTTAAGCAGTTTTTTCTTTTGCTTCAGGTTTTTTTGTAGGAGTTTGTTTGTTGACATGAGTTTCAACAAAACTAATTTTTTCTAAAGTATTAACAAACTTGAAAATATCCATTTGGATGAAATGTTTCATTATTTGTAAACCATCTGCTCGTAAAATATCCTCAGGAACTGTAATACTAGCTTCTTTATCTTTCAAATCAAAAGCAATTTTACTATCTTCAACTGGAAGTCGTTCTTTTAGAATTGCATCAACTTTATCGTTTGGTGTGTCTAAAGCTTTGAGTACGTTGACATCATAAAGAATTGTTTTTCCTGCGTATCTATGATTATAATCAATTTGTACTCTGCCTGAACCAATAAAACGAATAATTCCTCTTTTATTATCAACTTCAATTGTATCACCAACTGAAACCTTTTCAGCATCTTCACCAAGTTTTCTTAGTGGAATCATTCTAACTTTAGTAGAATCTCTTGCACCAAAACCTTTGTCTGGTGTAACTTCAATTGTGAGTTTGTCTCCAACTGATGTTTTTGCTAATGCTTCATCAAATCCTTTTAAAACAGGATAAGATGTTTCACCAATTGAAACTAGTTTAGGATGATATTTTGCATTTTCTTCATGAAGTGAATACTTTTTTGCATCTGCTTCAATAGTGGTATCAAATACCTCATCATCATCTTTTACTTTTGCAGTATAATCAACTAGAATTAATGAGCCTTTATCAAAAGTCAATGTGATCGTTTTCGAATTTCCTTATATTAGTTAAACGTTCTAAATATTAAGAAGGATTTGGCAGTGCCTTTAATTTGTCTTCAGCGATCTTTAGTCCTGCTTGTGAATCAGTTTCGTAACCCATCATAGATAATGTGGAGGATATTCCTGAAATACATCTCATTACATGAGATGCGTTTACTTCACCCATACATCCTACTCTGAAGACTTTGCCCTTTAGATTACCGAATCCACCGGCAACTAAAATTCTGAATTTTTTAGCCAATGTATCACGGAATATTTTATCTTCTAGTCCATCAAGATAGTTTAATGCAATAACTACAGTTGAACGTGAGTCTTCTTTTGCAAATGGAGTCAATCCAATTGCAGATAATCCAGAATATAGAGCATCAGAACAAATTTTGTGACGTTGAATTCTTTCTTCAATTCCTTCTTCGAGCATTATTCTCATTGCTTCTCTGTATGCATAAAGAACTGGTAGAGCAGGAGTGAATGGAGTGTGTTTAGCTTCATCATAATATTTGAAGTATCTTGGTAAATTGAAATACATTGTACTTGGTGGGTTTGCTTCCATGTATTTTCTAGTTCTTGGATTAATACAAATTGGAGAAATTCCTGGTGGGCATGCAAATGTTTTTTGTGCACCAGTCATTGCAATATCGATACCCCATTTGTCCATGTGAAGTTCTTCACCGCCGACAATGGAAACACCATCTAAAACATAGTATGAATCATTTCTGGAAGTAAGATCCTTTATTCTATCAAGATAATTAATCATTGTTCCAGTAGATGTTTCATTCCAAACGCAATAGAATGCTTTTACGTCTTTGTTGTTATCAAATGCCTCTTTAACTTGATCATATGTAGGATTAACACCTGGTTCAGTTTCAATTCTTATTGTTTGTCCACCAGCCCATTCAATTTGTTGTGCTAAACGAGTACTGAATTCTCCATTTACTGGTATGATTACTTTATCATCTTTTTTAACTAAATTAACAACAGAACATTCTACAGCACCTGTACCTGATGCAGATAAACAAACGGCATCTCCTTGAGTATCAAAGATTTTTTTTGTATTGTTTACACATTCTTCATAGAGTGTAACAAAATCGTCACTACGGTGATTAATAGAAGGTTCAATCATTGCTCGAGTAACACGTTCAGGTACATTTGTTGGACCAGGTAGCATTACTAAATATTCCAAAATATCTTCAAAATGAGTTAGGCTCAGGCTTATTTATAATTAAAGAATTTTTAGTCTGTTTTTTGCATCCAGATTTTCTAAAATAAGTTTGGTTCCTTCAGGAACTAGATCATCCCATTTTTGATCGCTTTTAATCAAATCTCTTAATCGAGTTCCAGATAATTGATCTCTTTTTAAAAATGGAATAGCAATTACCTGAACATTTCTTTTTGAATAAAGATGTTCAGTCATAGGATCGTTTGAAAAAATAATTTCATAATCTGGAACTATGGTATCAATATTTTGAATCCACCTTACATGATTATCTAAATCTGGGATTGGAAAAATAAAAATTTTATTTTGAATTGAATCATCAATTGAAGATAAAATCATTTTTTTTCTTTCTTCAATAGAAAATGGATTATTTTTTTCAATAGGTTTGTTTGAGCTGCCCAATCCTAACCAAAGTTTATCAACTTTTGATATTGCAAATTGTAATGCTGCAAGATGACCTAAATGAAATGGTTGAAATCTACCTATGAGTAAACCATTCATAGAAAATATAGGAAATGACTTTTTAAAAAACTATCATAAAGAGTGTAAATAAGTAAAAAATATGAATTTTTTAAAAATTAATGGAGCACATGGGGAAGGTGGTGGGCAAATTGTACGTTCAGCTATTACATTATCATGTATTACAAATCAACCAATTCATTTAGAAAACATTAGAAAAAATAGAAAAAATGAGGGATTAAGGCCTCAACATCTTGCAGCAATTAAAATTTTACAAAAAATTTCAAATGCAAAAGTAATTGGCGATAAACTTGGATCAACTGAATTAAAATTTATTCCAGGAGAAATAAAAAAGTTAGAATTAATTGAAGATGTAAAAACAGCTGGAAGTATTTCTTTAATTTTACAAGTTTTAATTCCCACAGTATCAATTTCAAAAAAGAAACTAAGTTTGATAATTAAAGGAGGTACTGACGTTATGTGGAGTCCAACAATGAATTATACAAATTATGTACTAAAAGAGGCATATTCTAAAATGGGCATAAGATTTGAAATTGAAATAACAAAAAGAGGATATTTTCCAAAGGGTCAAGGAGAAATAAAATTAGAAGTATACCCATCAGAAATAAAATCAATAAAATTATCTAAAAGAAAAAAACAAAAATTACAATTGAAATGTTCATTTTCAAAAATTCCAATACAAATAATTGAAGAAAAAATTGAACAGATTAGAAAAGAAATTCAGAAACATGATTTTGAAATTGAAATTGAAATAAAAGAAGAAGAAGCAAGTGATTCTGGATCTTCAGTATTGATTTACAGTATTGAAGAAAATTCAATTATTGGAATAGATGGACTATTTAATAAAAAAACACAAAATTTTGATTTGAACATGAAAGAGATTTTTGATAATTCATTTGGAATAGATAAAAACATGGCTGACATGTTAGTAGTACCTGCAAGTTTAAGTTCAGGTAAAACAAAATTTGAAGTTCACAATATTACAAAACATTTAGAAACAAATCTGTTTGTGACATCAAAAATTACCGGATGTAAATATGGAATTGGAAAGATATCAGAAGGTTATGAAGTAATAATTGAAGGAATATCAAACACCAGCATCAAGTAAAGATGCTAAAAATAGAATTGCAAGGGAAATAACGACTGTAATTTCACCAAGAATGATTATCTTTTTTCGTAATTTTTGAATTTCAGGCTCAGACATTTGGTTTGACATAATTTTTTCCTCAACATCTTTACGAATCACTCTAACATGTATCGCATATGTTATGATTAAAATAACTACAAGAACCATTTTGATGATTAAAAATTGTCCATAGCTTGTTTCAAAAAGAATAGTTGACTTACCTAAAATTAAATGAGAATTATACATGCCAGTTGCTATTAAAATTATTAGCGCAGGTACAGCAATTTTGTTAAATCTTTTTCCAACTCTGATCATTATTTGCATTCTTTCTTGTACAGAGTTAGTCATAGTTTTTAGAAGTGGAGAAAATACAATTCCAATAAAGAGTGAACCGCCAACCCAAATTGTAGCTGAAACAAGATGAATCCAAGTAATAATTGCTTGTTCTATTGCAGCCATAATTATTCAGATATTGTATCAAATATTATGTATTTGGATCTTGACAACGTTTTTTACTTGTAGATTAAAAATCATATCAAATTGGCACTACAAAGTAGATTAACAGTATATGCAGCAATAGCTGGAGTTTTAGCTTTAATGGGAGGAATTGTGTATTATGCCAGTCTAGATAACGTATCACTTGATCAAGTTGAAGTTGAATTAACAGATGTAACATTAAGGGAAGCTGGAGAAGATGAAGCAAAATTTGTTTTAACATTTCTTGTAAAAAATCCTAGTGAAAAAATATACGTAGTTCCAGTGATTGCATACGAACTGTATGATGATGATGTGTTATTAGGTTCTGGAAAATATTCTACAGAAGATGTAGCATTACCTGGTAGAGCACAAATTTTTGCTGGCGGTGAAGTTCCTCTGAAAAATACATTCATTTTAAAAAAATCTGAAGTTGGTTCAGAAATTTATCAATCTATGATAAATGGAAAAATAACAGACTATGTTGTTGAAGGAATCATTACAACTCAAAGTACTTGGAGTGTAGCAGAAAATGAATTCAGATCTGAAAAATAAATAAAGTGGGCCGGGAGAGATTTGAACTCTCGATCGCTGCCATGTCGAGGCAGCATCATAACCAAACTAGACCACCGGCCCTTTGAAGTTAAAATCTATGTTCAGACATTATTAACGTTTAAGAAAAGAAAGGCTGAATAAAAAGAGATAATGAGTGATAGTATTGGAAGATAGTTTTACTGATGAGGAAAAAAGGGGGTTCTATAAGGCGATTTATTCCAGAAGGGATGTTAGATCACATTTCATATCAAAACCTATTGAAGAGAACAAACTATCAAAAATTCTTCATGCAGCACATCATGCACCATCAGTAGGATTTTCTCAACCATGGAATTTTATTTTAATTAAAGATCAAGCAACAAAAAAGAAAATTAAAGAATCATTTGATGAAGAAAAAAGACGTTCATCACAGGTGGTAGATGAACCAAAAAAATCTAAATATTTATCATTTAAACTAGAAGGAATTTTAGAATCTCCTGTTAATCTTTGCGTAACATATGATCCCACAAAATTTGGTCCATTTGTAATTGGAAGATCTAGTATTCCTGAAGCTGGACTATACAGTGTGTGTTGCGCAATTCAAAATTTATGGTTGTCAGCAAGAACAGAAGGTGTAGGGTTAGGATGGGTAAGTATTTTATCAAATGAAATATTGAAAGAAACTCTCCAATTGCCAGAACATGTAGTTCCAGTGGCATACTTGTGTTTAGGTTATGTGAATGAATTTGCAGATAAACCTGATCTTGAAACTGCCAAGTGGTTACCGAGATTAGATCTGAAAGATGTTGTATATTATGAAAAATGGGAAGATAAAGAAAATTCAGATTGGAAAGAAATTCAAGATTTAATTCAAACTAATCTTGATTAGGCTTAAATAATTTAGAAGATTTTTTCTGCTGGGCTTGTAGCGCAGAGTCAAATTTGACGCGCAACATGGATAGCGCAGTAGCCTCCTAAGTTACAGGTCGAGGGATCGAAGCCCTCCAAGCCCGCTTAATTTTAAAAATTGCAGGGATTAAATACAAAGAATAATAGAAAAAATTATGAAAATTGTAGTTATTTCAGCTAGTCCAAGAAAAACTGCAAATACACAGATAATTATGAAGTATGTTAACGAATATACAAAGTCAAAAAATCCAGATACAAAATTCATCAACCTTTCAGATGGAGAAATTGAATGTTATAGAGGATTTGATGTAGAGTATAATGAAGCAACCAAAAATGCTGCCAAAGACATTATGGAGGCAGATGTATGGTTGATTGGTTCACCTATTTACAACTCATTTTTTAGTTCTGCATTAAAAAATCTCTTTGAATATGTTGATTATAAAAAAACAGAAGGTAAAGTTGCAGGAATGGCAATTTTAGCTGCTGGAAATATTGGTTTTGTTGATGTTCAAACAGTAATTACGCAATTGTTATCATACTTTAGAGTAATTACAAATCCAAAAGCGGTTTATCTAACAACTGAAATATTTACAGATAATCAAATTTCAAATGAAGATGCAAAAAATAGATTAAAAGAAATGGTAGATGAAACATTACAACTTGCATCTAAATTAAAAAAATAATAAAAAAACTAGATTTATTCTAATTTTATAAAAGTCAAATACTATTCGTGTTATCTAATGATATTGAGTTTAAAAAAAGATCCAACAGAATTGTGTTCATGTAAATGTCATTATGGTGGAGCAGTAAGTTGTCCTGGATGTAAAAAAAATCACGGCACAGTCACTTGCCACTGTAAAGATTGAAATTATTTTCTTTTTGAAGATAGGGCTTTAAGATTAGCTAGTTCTGCCTTTAATGATTCAATTTGTACAAGAGTTTTGAGATTAGAAATTTCTTGGTTTAGTCTTTCAATTTCATCATCTTTTAGCTCTACTGATGACTTTAATCCATTTAATTCTGTAGATAGTTCATCTTGAATTTGTTTAATTTCTGATAAATTAACTTGTTTTGGAACTTCAACTTGTAGTGTTTGTGAATTACTCAAGCTTTTTTTTTGATGAACTGCGTACTCATGACCATGATTGGTTGCATAGTCTGCACTTTTTTGAGATAACCAACAAGTTAGAGCCATAAACCATGTAATTGGTACTGCCATGATAAAGACAAAATTTAGAATTGGTGCATAATCATAAAATGGTGGCCACAATCCAGTTAAAACAGCAGCAAATCCTGCTGTAATGATGGTTGCCATATGATTTTTCCAATATCCCATGATTTATTGCAAAAATTCATTCTTTATAATAGTAATGCTATTTTTTATAAAATAAAAGAATAAAATGGAAAGGAGAATTATTCTGCTTCTTCAGGAGTACTTGATACTTTAGGCATATCAGATTGCAAAATTTGGATCTTTTGTAATAATTCAGTTCTTAGATCTCTTGCAACCCTTCGTACTGTAGGTCTTGGGACACCAAGTTCATCAACTACTTTTGTATAGATGTCTTGTTTGTCAGTAACTCCTTTATCCAAATAGGAATTAATTGCTTCTTTAATTATCGTGCTTTGGTTTGTACGACTCAATAGATCATATTTCTAATCGATCTATATAACACTATAACTTGAAAAATTTAAAAAAATAGATATTAAAAATAATTGGAAAAAATTAAATCTTAATTTCTTGACTAACAAATGCAAAAAAAATTTGTAATTTTTTTAAAAAAATCTAACAAAGTATAGAAAATCTTCAGATGATTTATCAAAAAGACTTTTATGATAATTTA
This window of the Candidatus Nitrosomarinus catalina genome carries:
- the rtcA gene encoding RNA 3'-terminal phosphate cyclase, whose translation is MNFLKINGAHGEGGGQIVRSAITLSCITNQPIHLENIRKNRKNEGLRPQHLAAIKILQKISNAKVIGDKLGSTELKFIPGEIKKLELIEDVKTAGSISLILQVLIPTVSISKKKLSLIIKGGTDVMWSPTMNYTNYVLKEAYSKMGIRFEIEITKRGYFPKGQGEIKLEVYPSEIKSIKLSKRKKQKLQLKCSFSKIPIQIIEEKIEQIRKEIQKHDFEIEIEIKEEEASDSGSSVLIYSIEENSIIGIDGLFNKKTQNFDLNMKEIFDNSFGIDKNMADMLVVPASLSSGKTKFEVHNITKHLETNLFVTSKITGCKYGIGKISEGYEVIIEGISNTSIK
- a CDS encoding nicotinamide-nucleotide adenylyltransferase, whose amino-acid sequence is MNGLLIGRFQPFHLGHLAALQFAISKVDKLWLGLGSSNKPIEKNNPFSIEERKKMILSSIDDSIQNKIFIFPIPDLDNHVRWIQNIDTIVPDYEIIFSNDPMTEHLYSKRNVQVIAIPFLKRDQLSGTRLRDLIKSDQKWDDLVPEGTKLILENLDAKNRLKIL
- a CDS encoding NADPH-dependent FMN reductase, yielding MKIVVISASPRKTANTQIIMKYVNEYTKSKNPDTKFINLSDGEIECYRGFDVEYNEATKNAAKDIMEADVWLIGSPIYNSFFSSALKNLFEYVDYKKTEGKVAGMAILAAGNIGFVDVQTVITQLLSYFRVITNPKAVYLTTEIFTDNQISNEDAKNRLKEMVDETLQLASKLKK
- a CDS encoding pyridoxal-phosphate-dependent aminotransferase family protein → MEYLVMLPGPTNVPERVTRAMIEPSINHRSDDFVTLYEECVNNTKKIFDTQGDAVCLSASGTGAVECSVVNLVKKDDKVIIPVNGEFSTRLAQQIEWAGGQTIRIETEPGVNPTYDQVKEAFDNNKDVKAFYCVWNETSTGTMINYLDRIKDLTSRNDSYYVLDGVSIVGGEELHMDKWGIDIAMTGAQKTFACPPGISPICINPRTRKYMEANPPSTMYFNLPRYFKYYDEAKHTPFTPALPVLYAYREAMRIMLEEGIEERIQRHKICSDALYSGLSAIGLTPFAKEDSRSTVVIALNYLDGLEDKIFRDTLAKKFRILVAGGFGNLKGKVFRVGCMGEVNASHVMRCISGISSTLSMMGYETDSQAGLKIAEDKLKALPNPS
- the bluB gene encoding 5,6-dimethylbenzimidazole synthase translates to MEDSFTDEEKRGFYKAIYSRRDVRSHFISKPIEENKLSKILHAAHHAPSVGFSQPWNFILIKDQATKKKIKESFDEEKRRSSQVVDEPKKSKYLSFKLEGILESPVNLCVTYDPTKFGPFVIGRSSIPEAGLYSVCCAIQNLWLSARTEGVGLGWVSILSNEILKETLQLPEHVVPVAYLCLGYVNEFADKPDLETAKWLPRLDLKDVVYYEKWEDKENSDWKEIQDLIQTNLD
- a CDS encoding CopD family protein, yielding MAAIEQAIITWIHLVSATIWVGGSLFIGIVFSPLLKTMTNSVQERMQIMIRVGKRFNKIAVPALIILIATGMYNSHLILGKSTILFETSYGQFLIIKMVLVVILIITYAIHVRVIRKDVEEKIMSNQMSEPEIQKLRKKIIILGEITVVISLAILFLASLLDAGV